From Impatiens glandulifera chromosome 7, dImpGla2.1, whole genome shotgun sequence:
CCTatgtaacttttattttttatactttttaaaaataatataaagatgtATAATAGTTTAGTGTTTCAATTAACAAAAGTAACCTAGTTTAGTTGATtagttattttctatataagCTTAATGACTATAGGCGGAGTTCAAACCTTaggaaaaacttattttaattttttttttacgtttgCATCTGACTACATGGTATCTTCAGCTTTGTTTATGACAGAGGTAAATGAAGTTGGTGTGTGTAATTTCACCAATCCTTGAGATTAAATATTTCTATAGGGAGAGTAATGATACGCTTATTAATGTGATTTGTCAAATAGGCTagtaacatattatttttattattatataggaAGTTATAGGCAATAGTTAGTTGACTTGGTTGTAGTTATTCTTCATTTATGATTAATATAATAAGCAGTTTGTAATGAATGTTGAACGAATCGTCTTCTCTTCTAAAAGTATTATTGTCCTCTCTCTCTTTCCCATGGAATTCTTCTCTTCTCCCTCATCCTAAACTCTCTTCATTGTTATGTAATAATAATGTGCAAGATTTTTTTGTCAGATCGTCAAAGCAAGCTGAGAAATTGAACAAGTCAGTGTGGAATATGAATTCAGCAGTTTCATCAACTACTTTGATGGACAGTACTCATACATTTCCAATGATGGTATGTCTTCTAATCAATCCTCAATTTTCTGCATTATTGATGTTTGGAAAAGTAAGCTCTTAAGCAATCAATGGACTTTGAAAAATCAACGGTGAAACTATAATTTTGACTGCATTATTTGTTCCATTTTGGTGACTATTTACTAACAATAGCTTTTGGGGTTTCATTTCCTTTGGATATATTGTATCtcatttgttttctttaaatttttcttGGTAAAAACCAAACCTGGCAATTGATCTAAATCCTTATTGGTTGGTGGTTCAACCTATATATGATGTGTCGttgaaatgttatttaattattttttgttggtTTTCATCTCTTTGTTAGGCCTTTCTTTATTGTATAAATAGATTGTATTTGGTGTTATTTTTCGAGATTACTTAATCAATCTGACCCTAGATTGTCTTCTTACATGGTCATAGTTTTAATGCTTTGAACTTTTCCTATCCACGCATCATGGTTAGAAGGGGAGATGAGAGAATAACAGAAATAacattcatttcataattaaacTAATCAACATAGGTTCCTATATATAATAGACTAATCCTATTCTACCCTAACTGAAATATGAAATAAGTCttatctaattataataaagataataacaATGCTAATAATAGATCAACCTAATTAACAATCTTTATCCTATTACGTAATACAGGCTGCTATTTACTTTTTCTTGTAATTTGAAATGTCAAGATAATGTATATGGAGGATTAGGGAACATTTACTTTTTCTttctgttatatatatatttttaattattattataaaaaataagtatccAGGCATAGGCCCTCATTGACTCTGcttttaagtaataatttaggGAACATTTATCCTTAAATACATGTACACAATTCTCATTCCTGTCAGTTTTTCTTCCCATAATGCAGAGAAATGCTTACGATAGTAATCTTCCAAGTTCTGCGGGCAGTTTTCTCTACGGCGCGGAGTTATCTGAAAGTGGGAAGGGTGAAAACTCTATAGAAGGGTGGGATCTTATAGAGCATCCTCCTTTTCCTCCTCCGCCTTCTCAAAGCGAAGACATTGAGCATTGGACTCGTGCTATGTTTATTGATGCAACTAAGAAGAAATGATCAGGTAATTCAGCAGCCCACTACTACATTTGCtactctctctttttttttcttctagaaAATAGTTGATCACATAATTCTTATCTTTAGgaaaatttctttttattctagaaaaaaaatcatttttcttatttttagtattggctattaaaaattaaagaatttgagAAAAGGGAGTGATTGTGGATTAATATTGTTAATATCTTTGATAAGTTAAACAGTGTAAATGTGTAAAAGTAAAAAGTAAGATTGTTAAGAGTGAAAGAAGTTGACTTATGTACATGCCAAGAGTAACTTGAGGCTTGTTCGGTTATagtatgttatttttaaataagtttggtACGTGTTATTgaaaaatgagttatttgggtaaaaagatattaggggtataaatatataaagagtaTTTTGATAGTGGGTTTATTTAGTCCCCACATAACTCAAACCAAACAAGGCCGGAGAACTTGTCAAAAATACTAAATTGTTCACATAGTTTATTTCCAAGATGAAATTAGCAAGATTCCATATTGTCATTGTTTCCTACTTCAATCAAGGCGTTCTTAGTGAGAATCGAATCTATACCTTTAATCTCTTATACAAGACTAGATTGTTGTTATTTcacaaaaaagaaaacaaatggAGCTTTAAATGTTGCCTTGTTTGGTTGGAGTTATTTGCAAATAACCTCAAATAAAATCTGATCATCAATTCTCTCACCATTCAAATAATCATTCTTCTTAAAGGCAATATTTTTTCTActctttttacccaaataatatAGTTTTCAATGACATATATAGGAcaagattgtttttttttattatcaaaataaccCAGTAAGCTTACTTCACTTATTTTTGAAAgggtaaattattttattagaggATTGCTCCTTCTATTATACAGATGGCTTTGAGGAGAATGAAATGCTGCTGCTTGGATAActaaaaattattctatatgTAAATTCTGCAATGACCGACTCTCTCATTCATATACATAaatccatattattattattatatcatatgGTAGCTACCTTTAGGTTTGTACATATTCCTTCCTCTACCGAATCCAGCTAAAAGTAGCTGATGGATGGATGATGAACTATGTCTCACTTACTCTTTGGAAGCTCAATTTGTCGAATGAACCTTGTTTATGAATTTTTCTCCTTGTTGTTGTCATTTTAATTTCGTTTGTATCAGTTTGCTTTACATAGTTTTATTGTTCATAGGTCTGAGTTAGTTTCATGTATTTATTGTGGTTTGCTTTCAAGCCTGAAACTGCTTCATCTAATTTATGCAGTCTTGCAGAGTCTGTCTTTACTTTTTTTGAAtgcaaattttgaatatttctaGATTTTTTGCCTGAGTTAAAGTTAACATTAAATATGTTGACATTATGTGTGCCCATTCTCTGACCTGACCTTATCATAtttatgggttatttgaattacaAATAACCCATTGGTATCATTATCTTAAGATTATAAGAGAGCTATAAATATTAGGAAAATGAAAGGTTCATAATTTGTTTGTTGACATTTCAGGACAAAgcataaaaaagaaagaaaatagtcCAGCAAAGTTAAAAACAGGATTAATTAAGGAttagaaagttaaaaaaaactcattcttgagtttcttctacttaataattatttgtatcttcatttcttcctcttctttggTGGCTGAATGGtctcttcatcatcatcctcttcatcatcttcctcttcatcttcttccgctggttcttcaacttcttcttcgACTACAACTTCTTCTTGTTCGTCCTCATCTTCATCGTCGTCCTCATCACCTCCATCTTCGTGTCCTTCGTCATCATCACCTCCTTCATCAGTTCCTTTCTTTGCATTCCCATTGTTGCCATTAGTATGTTTCTCTtgttcctcttcttcttcactgtCTTTTTCTTCTGCAGATGATGGGTCATCTTCAGCACCTCCTTCTTCAAGGTCATTGTTTTCGACCCCATCTTGATCGCTGTCATCTTCACCATCAGCATCTACGAGTTCAGTTTTGACTCCATTCGGGTCCTTTTCTTCTTTAGAACTAATCAAGGTCATGGTAAGATCCTGATCAAGGTTCATAATTAGGAAAATATCAATTATTGGGGTGCTGAAATTAAAAGAATGTCTAATTAAGAGGGTGTTTATAAAACAAAACCAAAATTATTACGGGTTCCTAGTATTCCACGTCATCATAGTATCTTTTTCCTTCCGAAGCATATTCGAATATCTTTTCATcttagataataataaatatatactaataagcaaataaataaataaaaagaccaagaccccaaaaaaataaaagagaaatggACCACCTCCATAATAAATAAACTCTACTCAATTTTATGcttttttttcttgtaaaaaaaaaaagttgtttaagggtaatttttttcacattgtattgacttttttttttaaagggtaattttatttaaatatatatatatattatattaacttatGAAAGGGAGTTTATTCTAAATAGATTAGATgatattatcttatttaaactaaatacttgataaaaaacaagatttaaagattttatttttgtgaccCACCTTTCAAGAAAGGGAATTCTAACCatagattttttgtttttcatttgagctaacttttataaattttagggTCATGAGAAAGTAAACtgttttcaattttcatttattatttggtaACTTTTCACCATGAGAAACTTGAATCAAATTTTGTATACTAGTTTCTTCCTCAAGTCTTCAACACCCTCCAAAACTTAAAATAGGGAAATTCTAATTTTAGTAGAATCGAAAAatatttcttgaaaaaaaaaaaaaaattagagaatcCTCCTTACTTGAACGAGGCCGAGGAGGAGAGAGTTGGTAGCAGCAGCCGCCATAATGATTCCGGCGCATGTTAGCACAGTAGTAGTTGCAGCAGCTTTCTTAACATCAACCAATATCGCCTCCATTTGTACGGACAGACAGAACAGACAACTAGAGAACAGatctaagaagaagaagacgaaaaaacaaatgtttttttatttattttccagagaagtaatataaaaaaactgaaGAATTATTGTAATAACCTTGAGATGAGATGAGAAAGGGCACTTActtgttcttgtgttcttcttctCACTACTCGTACGTTCTAGTTGATCAGTTTCTGATTTAtcttactt
This genomic window contains:
- the LOC124910042 gene encoding acidic leucine-rich nuclear phosphoprotein 32 family member B-like is translated as MEAILVDVKKAAATTTVLTCAGIIMAAAATNSLLLGLVQDLTMTLISSKEEKDPNGVKTELVDADGEDDSDQDGVENNDLEEGGAEDDPSSAEEKDSEEEEEQEKHTNGNNGNAKKGTDEGGDDDEGHEDGGDEDDDEDEDEQEEVVVEEELSYNLKIMIPMGYL